One Halichondria panicea chromosome 3, odHalPani1.1, whole genome shotgun sequence genomic region harbors:
- the LOC135333114 gene encoding uncharacterized protein LOC135333114, producing the protein MAQQSFSHCSSKMAEFSPEQIQLFKKHFNEFTISEHGCVTIKEVGMVLIVLGEYISSYTILDMMKEMGLDENSFIKFNDFLEIYKKVLEEKKKSKLKTQAERAKKLTEEPSAERTQSCKTAGLSQEHIEHVRKQFNLYGDYGNGRITYIDIGLLMMDLNEEHFVTSYEVQDMIKMMGLVVDGTFDFEEFLEMYKTVQEKKLAKQTKEGKKLALMKGAKKPSAKGTQMEEFSPAQIEEIRPYFDEYDAEGNGRITFREIGMLMSSLEVLVPAFKIKEMIKEMDLEENGTFEFRDFLAMYWKILDSKFKFELQLEAEKPMELKAYTGILALTSDFKSKKMQLSVEV; encoded by the exons ATGGCACAACAGTCATTCTCACACTGCAGCAGCAAGATGGCAGAATTCTCACCAGAACAGATACAACTGTTCAAAAAACATTTCAATGAG TTTACCATCAGTGAACATGGATGCGTCACAATCAAAGAAGTTGGAATGGTGCTGATAGTGCTGGGAGAGTATATCTCCAGTTACACAATCCTAGACATGATGAAGGAGATGGGCTTGGATGAAAACAGCTTCATcaaattcaatgattttcttGAG ATTTATAAGAAAGTTCTGGAAGAAAAAAAGAAGTCGAAATTGAAAACGCAAGCTGAGAGAGCCAAGAAACTCACTGAAGAGCCGTCAGCTGAAA GGACCCAGTCCTGCAAGACGGCAGGATTGTCACAAGAACATATTGAACATGTCAGAAAACAATTTAATCTG tatggtGATTATGGAAATGGACGTATCACGTACATAGACATTGGTTTACTGATGATGGACCTGAACGAGGAGCATTTTGTAACTAGCTACGAGGTTCAAGATATGATAAAAATGATGGGCCTGGTTGTAGATGGTACCTTCGATTTCGAAGAGTTTCTTGAG ATGTACAAGACAGTACAGGAGAAAAAACTAGCGAAGCAAACCAAGGAGGGCAAGAAACTTGCTCTCATGAAAGGTGCTAAAAAGCCATCGGCTAAAG GCACCCAGATGGAAGAATTCTCACCAGCACAAATAGAAGAGATCAGACCATACTTCGATGAG taTGATGCTGAAGGAAACGGACGTATCACGTTCAGAGAAATTGGCATGTTGATGTCATCACTGGAGGTTCTTGTACCAGCCTTCAAGATTAAAGAAATGATAAAAGAGATGGACCTGGAGGAAAACGGAACCTTCGAATTTCGCGACTTTCTTGCG ATGTACTGGAAAATACTGGATAGCAAATTTAAGTTCGAACTTCAATTGGAGGCTGAGAAACCCATGGAATTAAAAGCTTATACAGGTATATTAGCGTTAACCTCTGATTTTAAAAGTAAGAAGATGCAATTAAGCGTTGAAGTATGA
- the LOC135333115 gene encoding fimbrin-like produces SEEEKIAFVDWINYQLKEDPDIKSYFPLPNVGRAIFGAVQDGIILCKLINKSVPNTVDERAINKTKLTVYSIVQENQTLALNSAASIGCNITNIKPMDIMVGRPHVILDLLWQIIKIGLFNKISLPNSLNLPFLLQEGEDYSNLLAIPPKEILLRWFNLQLHRAGSTRTVHNFSEDINDSECYTILLNQIAPRDRGVDMSPMNESNLDKRAEQMLNQAHKIGCRYFVRPKDVVKGNQRLNLAFVANLFNHAPGVRPPPLGLFVEEPHMEKSFRNWMNSVGVTPFVNNIFADLRDGIVILQLFDKIYPGLVVDWDKVNKSPFKISSGNRKKLENCNYVIELAQKLQFAITGVSGQHIREGNPTFILAVAWETMRAYTLSVLQKMDRTYQPMGDLDILSWINTLLGISGKGTQNIRSFEDPILASSVTILDVVASLKSDSVDYFNVGYGTDEKTMLSNAKYAISMSRKIGARVYALPEDLVEPNSKMYFTVFAGLLIAARLML; encoded by the exons TCTGAAGAGGAGAAGATTGCTTTTGTGGACTGGATCAACTACCAGTTGAAGGAAGATCCTGACATCAAATCATACTTCCCACTGCCCAATGTGGGCAGAGCTATCTTTGGTGCTGTGCAGGACGGCATCATCCTATG CAAACTCATCAACAAATCAGTTCCAAACACTGTTGACGAGAGAGCCATAAACAAGACCAAGCTAACTGTGTACTCGATTGTGCAAGAGAACCAGACGCTTGCTTTAAACTCTGCCGCTTCCATTGGTTGCAACATCACCAACATTAAGCCCATGGACATCATGGTGGGTCGCCCCCATGTCATCctggacctcctctggcaaATCATCAAG ATCGGACTGTTCAACAAGATTTCCCTGCCAAACAGCCTCAACCTGCCTTTTCTTTTGCAGGAGG GTGAGGATTACTCAAACCTGCTTGCCATACCTCCTAAAGAGATTCTCTTACGCTGGTTCAACCTCCAACTGCATCGAGCTGGCAGTACCAGAACAGTGCACAATTTCAGCGAAGACATCAACGACTCTGAGTGCTACACCATCCTGCTCAACCAGATTGCTCCCAGGGACAGAGGTGTGGACATGTCTCCCATGAAT GAAAGTAATCTTGACAAGCGTGCAGAGCAGATGTTGAACCAGGCCCACAAGATCGGGTGCAGATACTTTGTCCGACCCAAAGACGTGGTCAAGGGCAATCAACGCCTGAATCTCGCCTTTGTTGCCAACCTCTTCAACCATGCTCCCGGGGtcagaccaccccctcttGGTCTCTTTGTTGAAGAGCCTCACATGGAAAAGA GTTTCCGTAACTGGATGAACTCTGTGGGGGTGACTCCTTTCGTTAACAACATTTTTGCAGATCTGAGGGATGGCATCGTCATACTGCAA CTATTTGACAAGATCTACCCTGGTCTTGTGGTTGACTGGGACAAGGTGAATAAATCACCATTCAAGATTAGTAGTGGAAACAGAAAGAAACTTGAAAACTGTAACTATGTTATTGAACTCGCCCAAAAGCTGCAGTTTGCCATTACTGGTGTGAGTGGTCAACATATTCGTGAGGGCAACCCTACTTTCATCCTAG ctgttgcATGGGAGACAATGCGTGCGTACACACTCTCGGTGCTCCAGAAGATGGACAGAACTTACCAGCCCATGGGTGATTTGGATATCTTGAGCTGGATCAATACCCTTCTGGGTATATCTGGGAAGGGGACTCAGAATATTAGAAGCTTTGAG GACCCAATTCTTGCCAGTAGTGTAACTATTCTTGACGTAGTGGCCTCACTCAAGTCTGACTCAGTCGACTATTTCAATGTTGGATATGGCACTGATGAAAAG ACTATGCTGAGCAATGCCAAGTATGCCATCTCCATGTCTCGTAAGATTGGTGCTCGTGTGTACGCCCTCCCCGAGGATCTGGTTGAGCCCAACTCCAAGATGTACTTCACTGTCTTTGCCGGTCTCTTGATTGCAGCCAGATTAATGCTGTGA
- the LOC135333243 gene encoding fimbrin-like, with the protein MAAELNLETIRESFDQFDADKNGHITASEIGAVLKALGEDIPGYKVRDMIKEVDIDENGTVEFAEFIEMYKKVKAGKTKFALHKTTEEAKKLVTVGGLSEASAEGTQHSFSEEESIAFVDWINYQLEQDPDVASHLPVAEEGEALFAAVHDGIILCKLINTSVANTVDERAINKTKLNVFRIQENQTLALNSASSIGCNIINIGPQDIMEGRPHLILGLLWQVIKIGLFAKISLQNCPNLAVLLQDGEDLSDLLALSPEEILLRWFNYHLEQAGSSRRVRNFGKDINDSECYTILLNQIAPEDSGVDMSPMNESDPDKRAEQMLNQANKIGCRKFVRPKDVVKGNQRLNLAFVAHLFNTFPALKAPEDGLPDFDLGDYGETREEKTFRNWMNSMGVDPFVHSLYKDLNNGLVLLQLFDRIKPGIVNWDKVNNKESLKKMGGNMKKLENCNYAIDIAHQLKFSLVGVGGKDIFDGSKLTLAVVWQAMRAYTLSVLQKLAKSDKPISDAEIVAWVNSTLEAAGKTSRISGFKDAAITTSMPVFDLVDSIKPGAVTYDDIKHDTDEETMLSNAKYAISMSRKIGARVYALPEDLVEPNPKMCLTVFACLMARAKQTK; encoded by the exons ATGGCAGCGGAGTTGAACTTGGAGACCATCCGAGAAAGTTTTGATCAG ttTGATGCTGACAAGAATGGACACATCACAGCGTCTGAGATCGGAGCAGTCCTCAAAGCTTTGGGAGAGGATATCCCCGGCTACAAGGTCCGGGACATGATCAAAGAAGTGGATATTGACGAGAATGGGACGGTCGAATTCGCTGAGTTCATAGAG ATGTACAAGAAAGTGAAGGCGGGTAAGACCAAGTTTGCGCTTCACAAGACAACTGAAGAGGCAAAGAAGCTGGTCACTGTCGGAGGTCTTTCTGAAGCTTCAGCTGAAG GCACCCAGCACTCGTTCTCTGAAGAGGAGAGCATTGCGTTTGTGGACTGGATCAACTACCAGCTGGAGCAGGACCCTGACGTCGCATCACACCTCCCAGTGGCCGAGGAGGGAGAAGCTCTCTTTGCCGCTGTCCATGACGGAATCATACTATG CAAGCTGATCAACACATCAGTGGCCAACACAGTTGACGAGAGAGCCATCAACAAGACCAAACTAAACGTATTCAGGATACAGGAGAACCAGACGCTTGCTCTAAACTCTGCCTCTTCCATTGGGTGCAACATCATCAACATTGGGCCCCAGGACATCATGGAGGGTCGTCCACATCTCATCCTGGGCCTCCTATGGCAGGTCATCAAG ATTGGACTGTTTGCCAAGATCTCTCTGCAGAACTGCCCCAATCTGGCCGTACTACTGCAAGATG GTGAAGATCTGTCAGACCTGCTCGCCCTTTCTCCTGAAGAGATTCTCCTCCGTTGGTTTAACTACCATCTGGAGCAAGCTGGCAGCTCTCGAAGAGTCCGAAACTTTGGCAAAGACATCAACGACTCTGAGTGCTACACCATTCTGCTCAACCAGATTGCCCCCGAGGACAGCGGTGTGGACATGTCTCCCATGAAT gAAAGTGATCCTGACAAGCGTGCAGAGCAGATGTTGAACCAGGCCAACAAGATTGGGTGCAGAAAGTTTGTCCGACCCAAGGACGTGGTCAAGGGCAATCAACGTCTTAACCTCGCCTTTGTCGCTCACCTCTTTAACACCTTCCCCGCCCTCAAGGCTCCCGAGGATGGTCTCCCGGACTTTGACCTCGGTGATTACGGAGAGACTCGCGAGGAGAAAA CATTCCGTAACTGGATGAACTCGATGGGAGTGGACCCCTTCGTTCACAGCCTTTACAAAGACCTCAATAATGGCCTCGTCCTTCTGCAG CTGTTTGACAGGATCAAGCCCGGTATTGTGAACTGGGATAAGGTGAACAACAAGGAATCCTTGAAGAAGATGGGTGGAAACATGAAGAAGCTTGAGAACTGCAACTACGCTATCGACATTGCCCATCAACTCAAGTTCTCTCTCGTGGGTGTGGGAGGCAAGGACATCTTTGATGGCAGCAAGCTCACCCTTG cTGTTGTATGGCAGGCGATGCGTGCGTACACACTCTCTGTGCTCCAGAAGTTGGCCAAATCTGACAAGCCCATCTCTGATGCTGAGATTGTTGCCTGGGTCAATAGCACTCTTGAAGCAGCTGGAAAGACATCTAGAATTTCTGGATTCAAG GACGCAGCCATCACTACGAGCATGCCTGTGTTTGACCTGGTGGACTCCATCAAGCCTGGTGCAGTCACCTATGACGATATTAAACATGACACTGATGAGGAG ACTATGCTGAGCAATGCCAAGTATGCCATCTCCATGTCTCGTAAGATTGGTGCTCGTGTGTACGCCCTCCCCGAGGATCTGGTCGAGCCCAACCCCAAGATGTGTCTCACCGTCTTCGCCTGTCTCATGGCCCGGGCCAAGCAAACCAAGTGA
- the LOC135333244 gene encoding peroxisomal leader peptide-processing protease-like gives MAMLLHPSVLISISPTPPLSTDSSREQFSSPLSASGFIIAVDGNGDVLMVTTASWLSEVLEIQFLDTEQVSWKFRGDMSIQEPQFVVLVQRACDSSTKTCQMSASIANVCLMKDVLVLLREELHSLSHWRTAIGEKGDSPTTLTESLLIPLSCLVLLKLTTSTDARLTDRLCFTFSPPALGQSVVAIGTPFGAFCPEVFYNCQSPGTVCKVLGSRNGVLVTDASLPCGSEGAIIVAEATTVCDTNRVINVLGMVIAGLLSGNGHSSGLSLACSAHSMWQALHGSSGLSRKLLQQLTHPIAQDLTVDKESPQSLREAVVLVMSGGEWASGMLLSDTVVLTCHHVVNNDKDITVRTESGESFKAQVIFTNPIPDCALLKLSMPVHHSHPLITASKSPDAKSPPDKVYSSCFKEHPQAIEGRSVTIIGYGCQDPYTPGYHSPLLTRGCVIKAVCSDGGRVVMLVTTAVLLPGMSGGLVVDTVTGEPLGMAVSNSKDLDSGVCYSKLNYCLPLSWIMPPLVRYLVTNNDKCLHILTTQGKECSSFWNLTSSVYNNRMATCSKL, from the exons ATGGCAATGTTGCTCCATCCTTCAGTGCTCATCTCAATCTCACCAACTCCTCCACTCTCCACTGACTCCTCAAGGGAGCAATTCTCTTCTCCTTTGAGTGCTAGTGGGTTCATTATTGCGGTGGATGGCAATGGGGACGTACTCATGGTTACCACGGCCTCATGGCTCAGTGAGGTACTGGAGATCCAATTCTTAGATACAGAGCAGGTATCATGGAAATTTCGTGGTGACATGTCCATTCAAGAACCGCAGTTTGTCGTGCTTGTGCAGAGGGCCTGTGATTCA TCAACGAAGACATGCCAGATGAGTGCTTCTATTGCAAACGTGTGTCTCATGAAGGATGTGTTAGTATTACTAAGAGAAGAACTTCACTCTCTATCTCACTGGAGAACAGCCATTGGAGAGAAAGGTGACAGTCCAACAACCCTCACAGAGTCTCTGCTGATCCCACTCTCTTGTCTGGTACTGTTGAAACTCACCACTTCAACGGATGCAAG ATTAACCGACAGATTGTGTTTCACTTTTTCGCCACCTGCTCTGGGTCAGTCCGTCGTTGCTATTGGTACCCCCTTTGGAGCGTTCTGTCCTGAGGTGTTCTACAACTGCCAATCACCTGGAACTGTCTGTAAAGTACTGGGGAGTAGAAATGGAGTGTTAGTGACTGATGCCAGTCTACCTTGTGGTAGTGAGGGTGCAATTATTGTGGCAGAAGCTACAACAGTTTGCGATACTAACCGAGTCATCAATGTGCTGGGAATGGTCATTGCAG GTTTATTATCCGGGAATGGTCATTCCTCTGGACTGTCTCTAGCTTGCTCGGCTCACTCAATGTGGCAGGCCCTCCACGGTAGTAGTGGTTTGAGTAGAAAATTGCTCCAGCAGTTAACCCATCCAATTGCACAAG ATCTGACTGTTGACAAAGAATCTCCCCAGAGCCTGAGAGAAGCAGTGGTGTTGGTAATGAGTGGTGGTGAGTGGGCTTCTGGTATGCTACTCTCTGACACTGTGGTCCTAACCTGTCATCATGTCGTCAATAACGACAAAG ATATCACCGTGCGTACTGAAAGCGGTGAATCATTCAAAGCACAAGTCATCTTCACAAACCCAATACCAGATTGTGCTCTCCTCAAACTGTCAATGCCCGTCCACCATTCTCATCCACTAATCACTGCGTCGAAATCTCCAGACGCCAAATCTCCACCAGACAAAGTTTACAGCAGTTGCTTCAAAGAACACCCCCAGGCCATTGAAGGGAGGAGTGTGACTATCATAGGATACGGATGTCAAGACCCGTACACACCGGGATACCATTCTCCTCTCCTGACTAGAGGTTGCGTGATCAAGGCTGTGTGCAGTGATGGAGGCCGTGTGGTGATGTTGGTAACCACAGCTGTGCTTCTCCCGGGCATGAGTGGAGGGTTAGTAGTGGACACGGTCACTGGGGAACCACTGGGAATGGCCGTCAGTAACTCAAA GGACTTGGACAGTGGTGTCTGTTATTCAAAGCTCAACTACTGCCTCCCTCTCTCGTGGATAATGCCCCCTCTCGTCCGCTACCTGGTAACCAACAATGACAAGTGTCTACACATTTTGACAACTCAAGGAAAGGAGTGCTCTAGCTTTTGGAATCTTACTTCATCAGTGTACAATAATAGAATGGCTACGTGTAGTAaactttaa
- the LOC135333598 gene encoding uncharacterized protein LOC135333598, which yields MAATHYGTLNNYRPDQESIKTYLDQVDLYFTANTVPDDKHVPILLSSIGATTYSLLCDLLAPEAPKSKTKGEIFAALRKHYEPTRAVIAERFHFQKRDQVPDKSLAEYDAALRKLATHCNFGAILTEALRDRFVAGLRSEAMQRRLLAETELTLKRAMEIAQGMEAAESNTRALKASNPSIKSIQSKRRPQPNQLCYRCGKSNHSAADCRFKDAECHSCGKQGHIAPACRSNPPSQFKKTEKRRFKTHLVEPDGNSSTDSEADTYHLYRLTEPSTQPITVTVKIEDTPLKMEIDTGAAISIISEATRKAKFSKFKLRGSAGAGGGCWKWTKSFWTQLAEVPPVGLEMYCNCQISPCRYTKGLSLKTRLAQFLLSYRSTPHATTNVSPSELFLQRKVRTRFDLLKPNTEGNVSDKQMKQKQQHDKHAKPRTFSVGQQVMLKDFRTNGTWLPGSIVQQTGPVSYKVEIGDGRILRRHIDHIRDRTHSLSTTESSQDDITNPNDFDDTAAHKDLQDFEVSPDQSTDPSPTPPDESPSTGALTARQYPQRNRNRPDRYGGYTNI from the coding sequence ATGGCAGCCACACACTATGGAACTCTCAACAATTACAGACCAGACCAAGAGTCTATCAAGACCTACCTGGATCAGGTAGACCTCTACTTCACGGCGAATACAGTCCCTGATGATAAGCATGTACCTATTCTCCTCAGCTCCATTGGTGCAACGACCTACAGTCTTCTATGTGACTTGCTTGCACCTGAGGCTCCCAAATCGAAGACAAAGGGAGAAATATTTGCTGCACTACGGAAGCACTACGAACCGACACGAGCGGTGATCGCAGAACGTTTTCATTTTCAAAAAAGGGATCAAGTCCCTGACAAATCTTTAGCAGAATACGATGCAGCTCTACGCAAGCTGgcaacacactgcaatttTGGGGCGATTCTCACTGAAGCCCTACGTGACCGTTTCGTTGCAGGACTCCGAAGCGAAGCAATGCAAAGAAGACTATTAGCCGAAACAGAACTTACTTTGAAGAGAGCAATGGAAATCGCACAGGGAATGGAAGCAGCAGAAAGCAACACCAGAGCACTCAAGGCCAGCAACCCCTCCATCAAGAGCATACAAAGCAAAAGGAGACCGCAGCCAAACCAACTTTGTTACCGCTGTGGAAAGTCGAATCACTCTGCAGCTGATTGCCGTTTCAAGGATGCAGAGTGTCACTCATGTGGAAAGCAGGGACACATAGCACCAGCCTGCCGCTCCAACCCACCCTCTCAGTTCAAGAAGACAGAGAAGAGACGATTCAAAACTCACCTAGTGGAACCAGATGGGAACAGCTCGACTGACTCAGAAGCTGACACTTACCACCTATACCGATTGACCGAGCCTTCTACACAGCCGATCACAGTTACAGTCAAGATCGAGGATACTCCACTCAAGATGGAAATCGATACCGGAGCTGCAATATCTATTATCTCTGAGGCCACCAGAAAGGCCAAGTTCTCTAAATTCAAGCTGCGTGGCTCGGCTGGTGCTGGTGGTGGTTGCTGGAAGTGGACCAAGTCTTTTTGGACGCAATTGGCTGAAGTACCTCCAGTTGGACTGGAAATGTATTGCAACTGTCAAATCTCCCCCTGCAGGTACACTAAAGGACTGAGTTTGAAAACAAGATTGGCTCAGTTTTTACTGTCATACCGCTCAACTCCACATGCTACCACTAACGTCTCACCGAGTGAACTGTTCCTTCAAAGAAAAGTACGTACACGATTCGATCTCCTCAAACCAAACACAGAGGGAAACGTATCTGACAAGCAGATGAAACAGAAACAGCAACATGACAAACATGCTAAACCAAGGACGTTCTCTGTTGGTCAACAAGTAATGCTCAAAGATTTCCGAACAAACGGTACATGGCTTCCAGGAAGCATTGTACAACAGACAGGACCAGTATCTTACAAAGTGGAAATTGGTGATGGCAGGATACTACGTCGACATATCGACCACATACGTGATAGAACTCATTCTCTTTCCACCACCGAGTCGTCACAAGACGATATAACAAATCCAAACGATTTCGACGATACGGCAGCTCACAAGGATTTGCAAGATTTTGAAGTTTCCCCTGATCAGTCAACTGATCCGTCTCCGACCCCACCTGATGAGTCACCCTCGACTGGTGCATTAACAGCTCGACAATATCCGCAAAGAAATCGCAACAGGCCTGATCGATATGGTGGGTACACTAACATTTAA